From the Bacillus solimangrovi genome, the window TATAGTCGATTATTTAACAGGAGATCTAGAAAGAGCAAAAGAAGTGCATTTAGATTTACCTGAAACAGGGGTTTGTAGCTCAGGTATAGGAAAAGGAATTGTGAATAGCTGTTGTGACCCTAGTCCAAATACTAATAGTAACAATGGAAATTCATGTTGTGGTTAAAAAGAAAAAGTAAAAATGAGATATATCCGATTGCTTCTCACAAATTAGAGGAGCAATCGGATTCATCAAGTAAACAAACTATTATCGCACTTGCCCTCATTACCGCACTGTGTTTAGCTGGAGACGCAATGTTATATATTGTATTGCCTACTCAATGGAAGGAAATTGGATTAACTTCCTTGGTACAGGTGGGAATGCTTCTTTCAATCAATCGGTTTGTAAGGCTTCCTTTAAATCCATTAATAGGGTATATCTACAAAAAAGTAAATTTTCGAAAGGTCATTCTGATTGCGGTCGTATTAAGTGGTATTTCTACTGTTGGTTACGGAATTGTTGCAGATTTTCGAATTTGGATTATTCTCAGAGCTACTTGGGGAATTGCATGGGCTCTATTCAAACTTGGGGGGTATTTATTAATTTTGCAACTCTCCACTGATACAAATAGAGGCAATCTGGTGGGAACTTATAATGGGTTATTTAATCTTGGAAGCCTTGTTGGGATGTTAATTGGTGGATTTTTCGCTGATTTATTCGGTTTGAAAATAATAAGTATTGTATTAGGAACCTTAGCATTTTTTTGTATTTCTTTTGTTTTTAAATACATTCCAAAAGCAATTTATACAAATGAAAATCAAGTTAAAAAAGTGAAAACATCTTTAATTCGTAACTTGAAAATAAATATGAATAAAACAATTGTAAAAATACTATTTACAGCATTACTTTTTAATATGCTTCTTATGGGGATGTTAACGGCTATATTAAGTCATATTATCGATATAAAACTTACAAATGAAATTGAGTTAGTTGGAATCGTAATAGGAGCAGCAACGGTTGCAGGAATAATTCAGGCATTAAGGTGGGGTGTTTTACCGTTTATTACTCCTAAAGTTGGGAGTATACTTGATAAAACAAAGCAAAAAAATACCTTACTTGAAGTGTTTTTAGTTTGTTCAGCTATCTTTTTATTTTTAATTCCTTTACCAATTCATTTGGGAATTTGGTTGCCAATATTGTTTATTAATCTAATAATTGCTTCGATTATTAATACGATCATTGATTCAATCATTACGGATTGTGCTTCGAGAGTAAATAATAAAGTATTCATTATGACTATCTACGCTATAGTTGTAGACTTTGGTTCAGCGCTCGGACCCATTACCGGCTACATAATGGAGCAAAAGGTTGGTTTGGCAAATTTATTTTGGATATCTGCTGGAGTATCTTTATTATTATCGTTATTTTGGTTACTAACGAGTTCCAAAGCTAACGTCGAGAATAATAGTAGCCAATCAAATTTAATTACAAAAAATAAGTAAAATGAGGGTATTTAGATTTTTATAGGGTGTATATATAATTTGTTAAATCAAAACAGTTTGATTAATAAATTGCATCACAGAAAATCACAGGTTATAATTACATTAATCAAGAAAATTCGATTTAAAAACATAATGATTTATTATTTTGAAATATCTAACAATAAATAGCATGACACAAGGAGAGCACACATGGATAATCAAATTACATTACAAGACCTATCATCAGAGCAAACCTTTTTAAAATATGAAATGAAGTTTAAGGCACTAGCAGATAAAAAGAGACTTCATATCCTGAATATACTAAACCAAAAGGGTGAAATGTGTGTTTGTGATTTAGCTCCAATTGTTAATATGACTCAATCTAAATTATCATATCATTTAAAAATATTATTCGATGCAAATATTTTAACAAGAGAAACAAGAGGAACATGGAGTTATTATCATCTAAACATGAAAGAATTAAATCATTTGTTGCCTGAAGAACTTATTCGTTTATTTAATTCTTCTTCAGATATAAATAACGATACAGAAGAGGTCTGTTGTAGTGCTCATTCTGATACTACGAGCAATAACGGAGATGCATGTTGCAGTAAAAAATAGATGTTGATTAACTCTTTCAGTTCGTACTTCTTTCAAACAAAATTGATTAAGATCGGAATGTTGATCGACCAGTAAATCATAATGATCACTACTATCAAACAAAATGCCCACCCCTAAGTAATAGGAGTAGGCATTTTATTTTTTCTTATTCAAAATAAATATCAACTGTATAGTAATCAGGATAGAAGTCAATCTTAGCTCCAATTTCTTTTGCAATAAATGATACTGGAACAAAGCTAGTATCGTTCTTTATTTCAAACGGTGCATTCAACATTTTTTCTGTACCATTTACGATTACTTTATTACTACTTAATGTGAAATCAAATGTTTGATTATCAACCATTACTTTCAATGTTTGTGTTTCTTGATTCCACTTTGAGCTTCCACCTAACCAATCAGTGATCGCTGTAACTGGAACCATTGTTCTACCATTACTGATATAAGAAGCTTCATCATATTCAAACCAATCTGATCTAATGAATGCATATGGCTCATCAATATAGAATTCAGCTCTAAATTCATCTAATAAATATTTTTTCACAGGTGTAGAATCTGGTAGTTGTTTAATGTTTCCTACTGAACTTACAAAGTCTTCGTAGTCGACTGCCTTATCTACCGTTGGTAATTCGACATTTTTGTTAACATTCCAAATCAGTGATTCACTGTTGATTACTGCCTTTATGTTTTCACCAGTATCCTGATCACGTAGATTTAAGTTAATTTCTGTATTTTCACTTACCATCGACTTCTTTGGTTTAGAAAGCCCGATCTCTGATTCAATTGAGAAATCGATATCCATTTCATACAGTTGCTCGAGGCTTTCCTTAGTCGTTCCGTCTATAAATGCTTTTCCTAGAAGCAATCCATTACGGAAATCTTGAACACCATCTGATAATTCTTGTTCTTTTAATCTATCATCTTCTGGTAACAATGTCGTGAACTCTGTTGCAAGGTCGTTTAAGCTCTCGTATTCAGCTAAGTTTCCAAGTGTATAAGAAGCAAACTCAAGAATATCTTCAACGTCAAACTTTACTTGGATCATTCTTACTTTTTCGCTACCTTCAGGTGTTTCAACTGTTTGCCAACCTTTGTCTTTTAGATTGTTAATCTCATAATCAAATTGTTCCATATAATCTTCAAAAGCGCCTAACATAAGCTCCTGGGCTTTCATTTGCTCAGCCATCATAAGCGAGACATCAACATCTTCAGAACTAAAATCAACTTCAAAATAATAAGGATCTGCAGAAGTCTTGAAGAACACTGTATCAACATCAACCATGAATTCTAGTGCTGCCTGCTCTTCAGCCGACCAGTATCCCATTTTGCGTAACGGTTCATCATCGACAAGTGAATACTTCACATAAATTCTATCAGGACTTACTTGCTTTTGCTCAAGCGTTATTCCACCTTTCAGTAGTTCAAAAACTTGCTGATCTTCTTCGGGTAGATTTAAAGATTGTACATCAATATCAGCAGACAATGTTGTCTTATATTCATATGAATCAGACTTCATTGAGTTAGTGAGTGCTTCTTTAAATGTTGGATCTGTGGAAGAACATCCAACAAGCAGGAACATAACTGCAGAAACGATTACAAATAACTTCTTCATTACTATGTATACCACCTTTCAAATTTTAACTATAATATCTTACTCTAATAATAAATAAGCGTCAATTATTTCCAGTGTGTAATTAATGGGTGAATAATATAGTAACAAACTTATATACATATATATGGTAAATACTTTAATAAGAAACAAGGATAATAAGCCGTTTCATAGTATTTTGGTTGAGCATGCATTTATTTCTATTTCTAAAAATCTATTAAATTATATAAATTTTCTTTTCAAATCCTCACCACGAATATCTAATTTTCAAAAATACTTAGTATTTTGAATCTACATTGCACTTAATGAAATCTCTTAGATATATTCTGAGAGATTTTTTTTACGTTTCATTAGTTAAGAAACTTCACATGAACTACAGGTTAGTTTCACTTGAAGTACAAACGAGAATGGTTAAATGGAGTTGTGAAGGAGATACAAGGCAAAAGAGAAACAGTTCAGCACTACATGATGAATT encodes:
- a CDS encoding copper amine oxidase N-terminal domain-containing protein, which gives rise to MKKLFVIVSAVMFLLVGCSSTDPTFKEALTNSMKSDSYEYKTTLSADIDVQSLNLPEEDQQVFELLKGGITLEQKQVSPDRIYVKYSLVDDEPLRKMGYWSAEEQAALEFMVDVDTVFFKTSADPYYFEVDFSSEDVDVSLMMAEQMKAQELMLGAFEDYMEQFDYEINNLKDKGWQTVETPEGSEKVRMIQVKFDVEDILEFASYTLGNLAEYESLNDLATEFTTLLPEDDRLKEQELSDGVQDFRNGLLLGKAFIDGTTKESLEQLYEMDIDFSIESEIGLSKPKKSMVSENTEINLNLRDQDTGENIKAVINSESLIWNVNKNVELPTVDKAVDYEDFVSSVGNIKQLPDSTPVKKYLLDEFRAEFYIDEPYAFIRSDWFEYDEASYISNGRTMVPVTAITDWLGGSSKWNQETQTLKVMVDNQTFDFTLSSNKVIVNGTEKMLNAPFEIKNDTSFVPVSFIAKEIGAKIDFYPDYYTVDIYFE
- a CDS encoding ArsR/SmtB family transcription factor; this translates as MDNQITLQDLSSEQTFLKYEMKFKALADKKRLHILNILNQKGEMCVCDLAPIVNMTQSKLSYHLKILFDANILTRETRGTWSYYHLNMKELNHLLPEELIRLFNSSSDINNDTEEVCCSAHSDTTSNNGDACCSKK
- a CDS encoding MFS transporter, with product MWLKRKSKNEIYPIASHKLEEQSDSSSKQTIIALALITALCLAGDAMLYIVLPTQWKEIGLTSLVQVGMLLSINRFVRLPLNPLIGYIYKKVNFRKVILIAVVLSGISTVGYGIVADFRIWIILRATWGIAWALFKLGGYLLILQLSTDTNRGNLVGTYNGLFNLGSLVGMLIGGFFADLFGLKIISIVLGTLAFFCISFVFKYIPKAIYTNENQVKKVKTSLIRNLKINMNKTIVKILFTALLFNMLLMGMLTAILSHIIDIKLTNEIELVGIVIGAATVAGIIQALRWGVLPFITPKVGSILDKTKQKNTLLEVFLVCSAIFLFLIPLPIHLGIWLPILFINLIIASIINTIIDSIITDCASRVNNKVFIMTIYAIVVDFGSALGPITGYIMEQKVGLANLFWISAGVSLLLSLFWLLTSSKANVENNSSQSNLITKNK